A DNA window from Stenotrophomonas sp. 57 contains the following coding sequences:
- the hchA gene encoding glyoxalase III HchA: MNTQEPSRQPSPDPAERDAFFPSPYSLSQFTSPRSDLSGADYPDARRDGRWKVLMIAADERYLPTANGHLFSTGNHPVETLLPMYHLDKAGFDIDVATLSGNAAKFEWWAFPHEDKEIGGLYARYEHRFRQPLPLDEVVAGLAADSDYAAVFIPGGHGALIGLPQSRAVKSVLHWAMAEQRHIITLCHGPAALLAAGVDEADGGALFRGYRICAFPDAMDRQTPEIGYMPGQLPWFFGERLAQQGVQIVNDGIDGSVLQDRLLLTGDSPLAGNALGKLAARTLLDALAGR, encoded by the coding sequence ATGAACACGCAGGAACCCAGCCGCCAGCCCAGCCCCGATCCGGCCGAGCGCGACGCGTTCTTCCCGTCGCCCTACTCGCTGTCACAGTTCACCTCGCCCAGGAGCGACCTTTCCGGTGCCGACTACCCGGACGCACGCCGCGATGGCCGCTGGAAGGTGCTGATGATCGCCGCCGACGAGCGCTACCTGCCCACCGCCAACGGCCACCTGTTCTCCACCGGCAACCATCCGGTGGAAACCCTGCTGCCGATGTACCACCTGGACAAGGCCGGCTTCGACATCGACGTAGCCACGCTGTCCGGCAACGCCGCCAAGTTCGAGTGGTGGGCGTTCCCGCATGAGGACAAGGAAATCGGCGGACTGTACGCGCGTTATGAACACCGCTTCCGCCAGCCGCTGCCGCTGGACGAGGTGGTCGCCGGCCTCGCTGCGGATTCGGATTACGCGGCAGTGTTCATTCCCGGTGGCCATGGTGCACTGATCGGCCTGCCGCAGAGCCGCGCCGTGAAATCGGTCCTGCACTGGGCCATGGCCGAACAACGCCACATCATCACCCTTTGCCACGGGCCGGCCGCACTCCTCGCTGCAGGCGTCGACGAGGCCGATGGCGGCGCGCTGTTCCGCGGCTACCGCATCTGCGCCTTCCCCGATGCGATGGACCGGCAGACGCCAGAGATCGGCTACATGCCCGGGCAGCTGCCCTGGTTCTTCGGTGAACGCCTGGCGCAGCAGGGCGTGCAGATCGTCAACGACGGCATCGATGGCAGCGTGCTGCAGGATCGCCTGCTGTTGACCGGCGACAGTCCGCTGGCCGGCAATGCGCTGGGCAAACTGGCCGCACGTACCCTGCTGGATGCACTGGCCGGGCGCTGA
- a CDS encoding PA1136 family autoinducer-binding transcriptional regulator, with translation MTALVQALLELERARSLSAVGAVLRGIAAPLGYDRVLVFATGTGLERGTQRVYWIEGDWLGDGSDTDLARYLHACPVNRHVLDSDAAFFWSKRQGARGERYQVVKQPRGEGLHGLQVPVFGTSGLEGAISFAGTSIDASASARLQLDAAATAAFRAARRLAESPVALSGRTLSTREREVLRWVAAGRRQAEIAATLGLSARSVENHLRRARQRLGVATTAQAVRAASRRGEIED, from the coding sequence ATGACAGCACTGGTGCAGGCGCTGCTGGAACTGGAACGCGCCCGCTCGCTGAGCGCGGTGGGTGCGGTCCTGCGCGGCATTGCAGCCCCCCTTGGCTATGACCGCGTGCTGGTGTTCGCCACCGGCACCGGCCTGGAGCGCGGCACGCAACGCGTGTACTGGATCGAGGGTGACTGGCTCGGCGATGGCAGCGACACCGACCTTGCGCGCTACCTGCACGCCTGCCCGGTCAATCGCCACGTCCTGGACAGCGACGCGGCGTTCTTCTGGAGCAAGCGCCAGGGCGCTCGCGGCGAACGCTATCAGGTAGTGAAGCAGCCGCGTGGCGAAGGCCTGCATGGCCTGCAGGTGCCGGTGTTCGGCACCAGCGGCCTGGAAGGCGCGATCAGTTTTGCGGGAACATCCATAGATGCATCGGCCAGCGCGCGGCTGCAGCTGGATGCTGCTGCAACCGCAGCATTCCGGGCTGCACGCCGTTTGGCCGAATCGCCCGTCGCGCTCTCGGGACGTACGCTGAGCACACGCGAGCGCGAGGTGCTTCGCTGGGTGGCCGCCGGACGCCGGCAGGCCGAGATCGCGGCCACGCTTGGGCTGTCGGCGCGCAGCGTGGAGAACCATCTGCGTCGCGCGCGCCAGCGCCTGGGTGTGGCAACCACCGCACAGGCGGTACGCGCTGCCAGCCGACGCGGCGAGATCGAAGACTGA
- a CDS encoding alpha/beta fold hydrolase → MATTGLGFISRTTLIITVLLTLDGCATLRQFGPSVQVASVTPGQYIALKRGDILTTGKLSSATMETLRVAGLDEGVCAKPGLPCIEAMEASILVREEDKRSSLAELWLQYAMTLPAPKREYSASGRAKTAITELDADFQPRLDAWMQVARQAYAYLFFTERTANQRGFEDRQTQVRDYYNLAVQEASVQLYNAYATGRVRNDASHLTLGRWTFVLAPPTDASPLDTRTPSELVPAASLSFTGTLRSVHRRDGFGAELVAVMDDPATASATSPPAAQASASATQSWSEMPSPSMTVLLRFSGKNLWEVLHDDEPELEIHDPYQVTEVTLHGQQVPLAANFTAGYALWLARSNFSHQSLRSLFGGKGGIETPHLYMMQPYDPNRRVLLMIHGLASSPEAWVNVANELMRDDEIRQDFQIWQFYYPTNMPIAMSHDAMRRTLAEVLRHFDPSGKAQASHDMVLVGHSMGGVIARLMISSSGDHLVDTLLATAQMTPAQRELLRTKGAPVLTFLPEPEVSRVVFIATPHRGTDVAGTRLGRWIGRLVRLPLTVLEDVATIANDGQIDRNDGKHGYQMNSIQNLDKDDPFVRAVADLPMSPKVHYHSIIARAKAEGPLEKTDDGLVPYWSSHLPHAASEKVIVSGHSVQEATPAIVELRRILHEDMQEHGRAGK, encoded by the coding sequence ATGGCTACCACGGGCTTGGGCTTCATCAGCCGCACGACCCTCATCATCACCGTGCTGCTGACACTGGACGGCTGCGCGACGCTGCGCCAGTTCGGCCCCTCGGTGCAGGTCGCCTCGGTCACGCCCGGCCAGTACATCGCGCTCAAGCGTGGCGACATCCTCACTACCGGCAAGCTCAGCTCGGCCACGATGGAAACGCTGCGCGTGGCCGGCCTCGATGAAGGCGTCTGCGCCAAGCCCGGCCTGCCCTGCATCGAGGCGATGGAAGCCAGCATCCTGGTGCGCGAGGAAGACAAGCGTTCAAGCCTGGCCGAACTGTGGCTGCAGTACGCGATGACCCTGCCCGCGCCAAAGCGCGAGTACTCGGCTTCGGGCCGCGCCAAGACCGCCATCACCGAACTGGATGCCGACTTCCAGCCGCGCCTGGACGCGTGGATGCAGGTGGCACGCCAGGCGTATGCCTATCTGTTCTTCACCGAACGCACGGCCAACCAGCGTGGCTTCGAAGACCGACAGACCCAGGTGCGCGACTACTACAACCTGGCCGTGCAGGAGGCATCGGTGCAGCTGTACAACGCGTATGCGACCGGGCGCGTACGCAATGATGCCAGCCACCTGACGCTGGGTCGCTGGACCTTCGTGCTGGCGCCGCCCACAGACGCATCGCCCCTGGACACACGCACGCCGAGCGAACTGGTTCCCGCCGCCTCGCTGTCGTTCACCGGCACGCTGCGCAGCGTGCATCGCCGCGATGGCTTCGGTGCCGAGCTGGTGGCGGTGATGGACGATCCAGCGACCGCCTCGGCCACCTCGCCCCCTGCCGCGCAGGCCAGCGCTTCGGCCACGCAGAGCTGGAGCGAGATGCCCTCGCCATCGATGACGGTGCTGTTGCGCTTCTCCGGGAAGAACCTGTGGGAAGTGCTGCACGATGACGAGCCGGAACTGGAGATCCACGATCCCTACCAGGTCACGGAAGTGACCCTGCACGGACAGCAAGTGCCGCTGGCCGCGAACTTCACCGCCGGCTATGCATTGTGGCTCGCCCGCTCCAACTTCAGCCACCAGTCGCTGCGCTCGCTGTTCGGCGGCAAGGGCGGCATCGAAACACCGCATCTGTACATGATGCAGCCCTACGATCCGAACCGCCGCGTGCTGCTGATGATCCATGGTCTGGCCAGCAGCCCGGAAGCCTGGGTGAACGTTGCCAACGAACTGATGCGTGACGACGAGATCCGCCAGGATTTCCAGATCTGGCAGTTCTACTACCCCACTAACATGCCCATCGCGATGAGCCACGATGCGATGCGTCGTACGCTGGCCGAAGTGTTAAGGCACTTCGACCCCAGCGGCAAGGCGCAGGCCTCGCATGACATGGTGCTGGTGGGGCACAGCATGGGCGGCGTTATCGCTCGGCTGATGATCTCCTCCTCGGGCGACCACCTGGTCGATACCCTGCTCGCCACTGCGCAGATGACGCCCGCACAGCGCGAACTGCTGCGCACGAAGGGCGCGCCGGTGCTGACCTTCCTGCCGGAACCGGAAGTGTCGCGTGTGGTGTTCATCGCTACGCCACACCGCGGTACCGACGTGGCGGGCACCCGCCTGGGCCGCTGGATCGGACGCCTGGTGCGGTTGCCCCTGACGGTACTGGAAGACGTGGCCACCATCGCCAACGACGGTCAGATCGACCGCAATGACGGCAAGCACGGCTACCAGATGAACAGCATCCAGAACCTCGACAAGGACGATCCGTTCGTCCGCGCCGTGGCCGACCTGCCGATGTCGCCGAAGGTGCACTACCACTCGATCATCGCGCGCGCCAAGGCCGAGGGCCCGCTGGAAAAGACCGACGACGGGCTGGTGCCGTACTGGAGCTCGCACCTGCCGCACGCGGCGTCGGAGAAGGTGATCGTGTCCGGGCACAGCGTGCAGGAAGCTACGCCGGCCATCGTCGAGCTGCGCCGGATCCTGCATGAGGACATGCAGGAACACGGGCGGGCGGGAAAGTAA
- a CDS encoding isoprenylcysteine carboxylmethyltransferase family protein — protein MRWLETRIPPPLVMLLCAGLGWLGSRLWPGAMLPLPVPAVLATGVVAIGVMLNLLPKLAFQRARTTVNPLRPSASSALVTRGVYRYTRNPMYLGQATVLAGAMLYLQSAIALLAVPLFVLYITWLQIMPEERALLARFPEVYPLFRQRVRRWL, from the coding sequence ATGAGGTGGCTTGAGACCCGGATCCCGCCGCCGCTGGTGATGTTGTTGTGCGCAGGCCTCGGCTGGCTGGGCAGCCGACTGTGGCCGGGTGCGATGTTGCCTCTGCCGGTGCCGGCAGTGCTGGCCACCGGGGTGGTGGCCATCGGCGTGATGTTGAACCTGCTGCCGAAGCTGGCGTTCCAGCGCGCGCGTACCACGGTCAATCCGCTGCGCCCGTCGGCATCGAGCGCGTTGGTCACGCGCGGCGTGTACCGCTACACGCGCAATCCGATGTATCTGGGCCAGGCGACGGTCCTGGCCGGCGCGATGTTGTACCTGCAGAGCGCGATCGCGTTGCTGGCTGTGCCGTTGTTCGTGCTGTACATCACCTGGCTGCAGATCATGCCGGAGGAGCGGGCGTTGCTGGCCCGCTTCCCCGAGGTGTATCCGTTGTTCCGCCAACGCGTGCGGCGTTGGCTGTAG
- a CDS encoding cytochrome P450 yields MQGMSNEGSTIAAERLAARVEREGPVLKLETGGIGVFCPELAGKVDKENSEHLFVVESLADLFRRHERVRWTEVRSLIAACSAELTGAQTLEALQSRMRQALDALCGHELDATPAVWKVMAHPLVPLVIDGLDARGTAAIERALHLRYSTQVEQVIHRRHLLRNFLIGRGESRAIAAELKRRVRSGRSALDYAQSLLTLRARIGLDKVTYLVTVQLIAISGVPGMMAACLLLALQMHPQWRQRIEEEFAPLSDAEIHALPIARIPCTMRFLKEVMRLYSTPFNNRRVAACDLQVEGQAIAEGTVFELSSFIQHRSAKYWDDPLQFDPDRWLPERRKRTAGIYVPYGFPSRSCVGSAVGNAQLVLLCALLAREFRFTPSAAFQPEVRMEGFAIPAALHGTFSRRAPTA; encoded by the coding sequence ATGCAAGGGATGTCGAATGAAGGCAGCACCATTGCTGCCGAGCGCCTGGCTGCGCGCGTGGAGCGCGAAGGACCGGTGCTGAAACTGGAAACGGGCGGTATCGGGGTGTTCTGCCCGGAGCTGGCCGGCAAGGTCGACAAGGAGAATTCCGAGCACCTGTTCGTGGTCGAGTCGCTGGCCGATCTGTTCCGCCGGCACGAGCGCGTGCGCTGGACCGAAGTACGCAGCCTGATCGCCGCCTGCAGTGCTGAGCTCACCGGGGCGCAGACCCTGGAGGCGCTGCAGTCGCGCATGCGGCAGGCCCTGGACGCACTGTGCGGGCACGAGCTGGATGCCACGCCTGCGGTGTGGAAAGTGATGGCGCATCCGCTGGTGCCGCTGGTGATCGACGGCCTCGACGCGCGAGGTACCGCAGCCATCGAGCGTGCCCTGCATCTGCGCTACAGCACCCAGGTCGAGCAGGTCATCCATCGGCGTCATCTGCTGCGCAACTTTCTCATCGGTCGTGGCGAATCGCGGGCGATCGCCGCCGAACTCAAGCGCCGCGTCCGCAGCGGACGTTCGGCGCTGGACTACGCGCAGTCACTGCTGACCCTGCGCGCGCGCATCGGCCTGGACAAGGTCACCTATCTGGTGACCGTGCAGCTGATCGCCATTTCCGGCGTGCCTGGCATGATGGCCGCCTGCCTGCTGCTGGCGCTGCAGATGCATCCACAATGGCGCCAACGCATCGAGGAGGAATTCGCGCCGCTCTCGGATGCGGAGATCCATGCACTGCCGATCGCCAGGATTCCCTGCACCATGCGCTTCCTGAAGGAAGTGATGCGACTGTATTCCACGCCCTTCAACAACCGTCGCGTGGCCGCCTGCGACCTGCAGGTGGAAGGGCAGGCCATCGCCGAAGGCACAGTGTTCGAACTGAGCTCGTTCATCCAGCATCGCTCGGCGAAGTACTGGGATGACCCGCTGCAGTTCGATCCCGATCGCTGGCTGCCCGAGCGCCGCAAGCGCACCGCCGGCATCTATGTGCCCTACGGTTTTCCCTCGCGCTCCTGCGTGGGATCGGCGGTGGGCAATGCGCAGCTGGTATTGCTGTGTGCGCTGTTGGCACGCGAATTCCGTTTCACCCCCAGCGCCGCCTTCCAGCCTGAGGTGCGCATGGAGGGCTTCGCCATTCCGGCGGCGCTGCACGGCACCTTCTCGCGGCGCGCGCCGACGGCCTGA
- a CDS encoding LysR family transcriptional regulator, which yields MARSDINRSGELEVFVRVIETGGFSAAARTLDMTPSAVSKLVARLEQRLGTRLLQRSTRQLQLTPEGCAFYERGLRVLADLDEAERCASAHAEPRGRLRVNSNVPFGQHFLLPLLPAFLQRNPQVGVDLTLNDEVIDLLEQRTDVAVRAGPLKSSSLVARRLGATRMMIVAAPAYAQRHGLPATVEALQSHNRLDIGHARAMQGWPLLQDGRERMLLPSGNARASNGDALRQLVLGGLGMARLAAFQVQADIAAGRLLPVLEEANPGDLEEVHAVFLGQGGYLPLRVRAFLDYLVETVDLARPLG from the coding sequence ATGGCGCGCTCCGACATCAACCGATCCGGCGAACTGGAAGTGTTCGTGCGGGTGATCGAGACCGGTGGCTTTTCCGCGGCCGCCCGCACGCTGGACATGACCCCCTCGGCGGTCAGCAAGCTGGTGGCACGGCTGGAGCAACGGCTGGGCACCCGCCTGCTGCAGCGTTCCACCCGCCAGCTGCAGCTGACTCCGGAGGGCTGCGCGTTCTACGAGCGCGGCCTGCGCGTGCTGGCCGATCTGGACGAGGCCGAGCGCTGCGCCAGTGCCCATGCCGAGCCGCGCGGACGCCTGCGGGTCAACTCCAATGTGCCGTTCGGCCAGCATTTCCTGTTGCCGCTGCTGCCGGCGTTCCTGCAGCGCAACCCGCAGGTGGGCGTGGACCTGACCCTCAACGACGAGGTGATCGACCTGCTGGAGCAGCGCACCGACGTGGCGGTGCGGGCTGGCCCGCTCAAAAGCTCCAGCCTGGTGGCGCGGCGGCTGGGCGCGACGCGGATGATGATCGTGGCCGCGCCGGCCTATGCGCAGCGGCATGGCCTGCCGGCCACCGTGGAAGCGTTGCAGTCGCACAACCGGCTGGACATTGGCCATGCGCGGGCGATGCAGGGGTGGCCGCTGCTGCAGGACGGTCGCGAACGGATGCTGCTGCCCAGCGGCAATGCCCGTGCCAGCAACGGCGATGCACTGCGCCAGCTGGTGCTGGGTGGGCTGGGCATGGCACGGCTGGCAGCGTTCCAGGTGCAGGCCGACATCGCCGCCGGACGCCTGCTGCCGGTGCTGGAGGAAGCCAATCCCGGTGACCTGGAAGAGGTGCACGCGGTGTTTCTGGGGCAGGGCGGCTACCTGCCGCTGCGGGTGCGCGCGTTCCTGGATTACCTGGTGGAAACGGTGGACCTGGCGCGGCCCTTGGGGTGA
- a CDS encoding RnfH family protein produces the protein MIEVEVVLAWPQRVLSRRLQLEEGATVADAIAAAALEGSADCPAAAVHGVLARPQQALLDGDRIELLRPLLADPKDNRRRRALGG, from the coding sequence ATGATCGAGGTCGAAGTGGTGCTGGCCTGGCCGCAGCGGGTGCTGTCGCGCCGCTTGCAGCTGGAAGAGGGTGCGACCGTCGCCGACGCCATTGCCGCCGCCGCGCTTGAAGGCAGTGCCGATTGTCCGGCCGCCGCCGTGCATGGCGTGCTGGCACGTCCACAGCAGGCGCTGCTGGACGGGGACCGCATCGAGCTGCTGCGCCCCCTGCTGGCCGATCCCAAGGACAACCGCCGGCGTCGCGCGCTCGGCGGTTGA
- the fur gene encoding ferric iron uptake transcriptional regulator, producing the protein METHDLRKVGLKVTHPRMRILALLEQRNAQHHMTAEDIYRQLLEHGDEIGLATVYRVLTQFEAAGLVLKHNFEGGQAVYELDRGGHHDHMVDVDSGKIIEFESHEIEELQRKIAADHGYELEEHSLVLYVRKKRK; encoded by the coding sequence ATGGAAACCCACGACCTGCGTAAAGTCGGCCTGAAGGTGACCCATCCGCGGATGCGGATCCTGGCGCTGCTTGAACAGCGCAATGCCCAGCACCACATGACCGCCGAAGACATCTACCGCCAGCTGCTGGAGCATGGCGATGAGATCGGCCTGGCGACGGTCTACCGGGTGCTGACCCAGTTCGAGGCCGCCGGCCTCGTGCTCAAGCACAATTTCGAGGGCGGTCAGGCCGTCTACGAGCTGGACCGTGGCGGCCACCACGACCATATGGTCGACGTGGACAGCGGCAAGATCATCGAGTTCGAGAGCCACGAGATCGAGGAGCTGCAGCGCAAGATCGCAGCCGACCACGGCTACGAGCTGGAAGAGCACTCGCTGGTGCTGTACGTGCGCAAGAAGCGCAAGTAG
- the smpB gene encoding SsrA-binding protein SmpB, translating to MSKNSGKDKAKSATANKTIALNKRARHEYHIEERFEAGLALQGWEVKSIRAGRGNIIDAYAYVKRGEIFLIGAQITPLIQASTHVVANDRRERKLLLHRSEIDKLVGKVERDGYTIVPTAMYWSKNKIKLEVALAKGKQTHDKRDAAKDRDWAIEKQRVMRRGNRDA from the coding sequence ATGAGCAAGAACAGCGGCAAGGATAAAGCAAAGAGCGCGACGGCCAACAAGACCATCGCGTTGAACAAGCGTGCCCGCCACGAGTACCACATCGAAGAGCGCTTCGAGGCCGGCCTGGCCCTGCAGGGTTGGGAGGTGAAGTCGATCCGCGCTGGCCGCGGCAACATCATCGACGCCTACGCCTACGTGAAGCGCGGCGAGATCTTCCTGATCGGCGCGCAGATCACCCCGTTGATCCAGGCTTCCACCCACGTGGTGGCCAACGACCGGCGCGAGCGCAAGCTGCTGCTGCACCGGAGCGAGATCGACAAGCTGGTCGGCAAGGTCGAGCGCGATGGCTACACGATCGTGCCCACCGCGATGTACTGGAGCAAGAACAAGATCAAGCTCGAAGTCGCGCTGGCCAAGGGCAAGCAGACCCACGACAAGCGCGACGCCGCCAAGGACCGCGACTGGGCGATCGAGAAGCAGCGCGTGATGCGTCGCGGCAACCGCGACGCGTAA
- a CDS encoding SGNH/GDSL hydrolase family protein, producing the protein MNRFSQLAVPALIALSGAASAAPAPHWVASWQASPQPVWGADFLFPPLIPASLHDQTFRQTARISLGGTRLRIRLSNAYGTQPLRIGGASVAPQAGATPQQLRFDGRPGVLIGPGQERLSDPLPLAVQGGQALQVSVFVPAPTPLQTFHWDGRQTSWIAPGDQRLARDLSDATATTARLFLTGIEVEAPASTRSVVVIGDSITDGATASLDRDQRWTDHLAARLAPRGIAVVNAGISGGRLLRDGMGESALARFRRDALDQPGVASVIVLIGINDISWPGTAFAREQPRPTLAELQTGYRALAEQAHRRGIRIVGATLPPFAGALPGTPLEDYYQPDKDALRQRLNAWLRSDNPFDAVIDLDTALRDPADPTRMATAYDSGDHLHPGDAGNRAMAGAVDLDVLLGGQGSAGVGSLCASKGL; encoded by the coding sequence ATGAACCGCTTCAGCCAGCTCGCCGTCCCCGCATTGATCGCCCTGTCCGGCGCCGCCAGCGCCGCCCCCGCCCCGCATTGGGTCGCCAGCTGGCAGGCCAGCCCGCAACCGGTCTGGGGCGCGGATTTCCTGTTCCCGCCCCTGATACCGGCGTCGCTGCACGACCAGACTTTCCGCCAGACCGCGCGCATCAGCCTGGGCGGCACACGCCTGCGCATCCGACTGAGCAATGCTTATGGCACGCAGCCGCTGCGGATCGGTGGCGCCAGCGTCGCTCCGCAGGCCGGTGCGACGCCGCAACAGCTCCGCTTCGATGGCCGGCCAGGGGTGTTGATCGGCCCCGGCCAGGAACGGCTGAGCGATCCGCTGCCGCTGGCTGTGCAGGGTGGTCAGGCGCTTCAGGTCAGCGTCTTTGTGCCGGCGCCGACGCCGCTGCAGACCTTCCACTGGGACGGCCGCCAGACCAGCTGGATCGCCCCCGGCGACCAGCGCCTGGCACGCGACCTGAGCGATGCCACCGCCACCACGGCCCGGTTGTTCCTGACCGGCATCGAGGTCGAGGCGCCGGCCAGCACACGCAGCGTGGTGGTGATCGGCGATTCGATCACCGACGGCGCGACCGCCAGCCTCGACCGGGACCAGCGCTGGACCGACCACTTGGCCGCGCGTCTGGCACCGCGGGGCATCGCCGTGGTCAACGCCGGCATCTCCGGTGGCCGGCTGCTGCGCGACGGCATGGGCGAATCCGCACTGGCCCGCTTCCGGCGCGATGCGCTGGATCAACCTGGCGTGGCGAGCGTGATCGTGCTGATCGGCATCAACGACATCAGCTGGCCCGGCACCGCGTTCGCCCGCGAGCAGCCCCGGCCCACGCTGGCCGAGCTGCAGACGGGCTATCGCGCGCTGGCCGAACAAGCCCACCGCCGGGGCATTCGGATCGTGGGCGCGACCCTGCCGCCGTTTGCCGGGGCCCTCCCCGGCACGCCGCTGGAAGATTACTACCAGCCGGACAAGGACGCCCTGCGCCAGCGGCTCAATGCCTGGCTGCGCTCGGACAACCCGTTCGATGCGGTGATCGACCTGGACACCGCACTGCGCGACCCAGCCGATCCGACGCGGATGGCCACCGCGTATGACTCCGGTGACCACCTTCATCCGGGGGATGCAGGCAACCGGGCGATGGCCGGGGCGGTGGATCTGGACGTGCTGCTTGGAGGTCAGGGGTCGGCTGGGGTCGGATCCCTTTGCGCCAGCAAAGGGCTCTGA
- the bamE gene encoding outer membrane protein assembly factor BamE encodes MRNLLLVAAVALSTTGCGIIYKQPIYQGNLIREDAVAKLQVGQSKQQVTALLGTPSIPDPFHAQRWDYTSSQRVNRLGRTEVKNFVVFFENDAVTRWEGDYFPGNDKALAQQTVRQFGRNLPKDKKKKGR; translated from the coding sequence ATGCGCAATCTCCTGTTGGTCGCCGCCGTCGCCCTGTCCACCACCGGGTGCGGCATCATCTACAAGCAACCCATCTATCAGGGCAACCTGATCCGGGAAGATGCCGTGGCCAAGCTGCAGGTCGGGCAGAGCAAGCAGCAGGTCACCGCGCTGCTGGGCACCCCGTCCATTCCCGACCCGTTCCACGCCCAGCGCTGGGACTACACCTCCAGCCAGCGCGTGAACCGCCTGGGCCGTACCGAAGTGAAGAACTTCGTGGTGTTCTTCGAGAATGACGCCGTGACCCGTTGGGAAGGCGACTACTTCCCGGGCAACGACAAGGCCCTGGCCCAGCAGACCGTGCGCCAGTTCGGCCGCAACCTGCCGAAGGACAAGAAGAAGAAGGGCCGCTGA
- a CDS encoding type II toxin-antitoxin system RatA family toxin has protein sequence MPTIRRSALVEHSSARMFDLVNDVQAYPRRFRWCSAAQILEQGEDRLVARLDLGLGSFSTWFQTENILQRPHSIDMQLRDGPFKQLHGRWEFHALAEDACKVTLTLEFEPSSRLLGPALAIGFQGLADRMVNDFVRVADEA, from the coding sequence ATGCCTACTATCCGCCGCAGCGCCCTGGTCGAGCATTCGTCCGCTCGCATGTTCGATCTGGTCAACGATGTCCAGGCCTATCCGCGCCGCTTCCGCTGGTGCTCGGCTGCCCAGATCCTGGAGCAGGGCGAGGACCGGCTGGTGGCGCGTCTTGACCTGGGCCTGGGTTCGTTCAGCACTTGGTTCCAGACCGAGAACATCCTGCAGCGCCCGCACAGCATCGATATGCAGCTGCGCGACGGCCCGTTCAAGCAGCTGCACGGCCGCTGGGAGTTCCATGCGCTGGCCGAGGATGCCTGCAAGGTCACCCTCACCCTGGAATTCGAACCCAGCTCGCGCCTGCTCGGTCCGGCCCTGGCGATCGGCTTCCAGGGGCTGGCCGATCGCATGGTCAATGATTTCGTCCGCGTCGCCGACGAGGCCTGA